A single region of the Lactobacillus isalae genome encodes:
- a CDS encoding GNAT family N-acetyltransferase, giving the protein MLETKRIILRKIESKDAPILLRWGQDSVYHKSAGYQYLEDLAAAQRSVLQYQRRPYSYGIELKENNRLVGLVELYERGLDQYNGLLMTKDLGFLLDKDYWHQGLMTEALTLVINFAFEKLHQNQIWAGTFVSNKNSQKLLKKLGFRYVYTTDYSMVSSLFNYQEKYYLLTPQDWHDIMQINMKSQD; this is encoded by the coding sequence ATGCTAGAAACTAAAAGGATTATTTTAAGAAAAATTGAATCAAAAGACGCACCTATTCTGCTTAGGTGGGGCCAAGATAGTGTGTATCATAAGAGCGCAGGCTATCAATATTTAGAAGATTTGGCTGCTGCTCAAAGAAGCGTTCTTCAGTATCAAAGAAGACCATATAGTTATGGGATAGAATTAAAAGAGAATAATCGTTTAGTGGGCTTAGTAGAATTATATGAACGCGGTTTAGATCAATATAATGGACTTTTGATGACAAAAGATTTAGGTTTTTTATTAGATAAAGATTATTGGCATCAAGGATTAATGACAGAAGCTTTGACTCTAGTAATTAATTTTGCTTTTGAAAAATTACATCAAAATCAAATTTGGGCGGGGACTTTTGTTTCTAATAAAAATTCGCAGAAATTATTGAAAAAGCTAGGATTTAGGTATGTCTATACAACCGATTACTCAATGGTTTCTTCACTTTTTAATTATCAAGAAAAATATTATTTGTTAACACCGCAGGATTGGCATGATATAATGCAAATAAACATGAAATCCCAAGACTAA
- the serS gene encoding serine--tRNA ligase yields the protein MLDIKVIRENLDWSKKKLATRGIKPEELDELVAIDKQRREALTKSEQLKQKRNEVSDQIAQAKRNKEDASDAIKAMREVGKEIKELDKEVEELTQKQNYILLRLPNFPADSDPIGPDESYNEEVRKWNEPTKFDFEPKPHWEIGTELNILDWDTAAKVSGARFVYYKGAGALLERAVSNFFLDENTKDGYTEVIPPYLVNDASMQGTGQFPKFTEDVYTIVDNDDPDKPRDLTLIPTAEVPLVNYFRGKILDAKQLPINVTAFSPAFRSEAGSAGRDTRGLIRMHEFRKVEMVKVVDEDSSWDELEKLTHNAEHLLQKLGLPYHVVALSTGDASFTSAKTYDLEVWMPAQDKYREISSCSNCTDFQARRSLIRYRDENGKLHLAHTLNGSGLAVGRTVAAILENYQNEDGTVNVPEALQPYMHGMKVITKEPKFGE from the coding sequence ATGTTAGACATAAAGGTAATTCGAGAGAATTTAGATTGGTCAAAGAAAAAGTTAGCTACACGTGGTATTAAGCCAGAAGAATTAGATGAATTAGTAGCTATTGATAAGCAAAGACGTGAAGCTTTAACTAAGAGTGAACAATTAAAGCAAAAGCGTAATGAAGTGTCTGATCAAATTGCACAAGCTAAGCGCAATAAAGAAGATGCAAGTGATGCAATTAAAGCAATGCGTGAAGTAGGTAAAGAAATTAAGGAATTAGATAAAGAAGTAGAAGAACTCACTCAAAAACAAAATTATATTTTGCTTCGTTTACCTAACTTCCCAGCTGATTCAGATCCAATTGGACCAGATGAAAGCTACAATGAAGAAGTTCGCAAGTGGAACGAACCAACAAAATTTGATTTTGAGCCAAAACCTCACTGGGAAATTGGTACTGAATTAAATATTTTAGACTGGGATACTGCTGCTAAAGTTTCTGGCGCTCGTTTTGTTTACTATAAAGGTGCTGGTGCACTGCTTGAACGTGCAGTTTCAAACTTCTTCTTAGATGAAAATACTAAGGATGGCTACACTGAAGTGATTCCACCATACTTAGTAAATGACGCTTCTATGCAAGGAACTGGTCAATTCCCTAAATTTACTGAAGATGTTTATACAATTGTTGATAACGACGATCCTGATAAGCCACGTGATTTAACTTTAATTCCAACTGCAGAAGTTCCATTAGTTAACTACTTCCGTGGTAAGATCTTAGATGCAAAGCAATTACCAATTAACGTTACTGCATTTTCTCCAGCATTTAGAAGTGAAGCTGGTTCTGCTGGACGTGATACTCGTGGATTAATCAGAATGCACGAATTTAGAAAAGTTGAAATGGTAAAAGTTGTTGATGAGGATAGTTCATGGGATGAATTAGAAAAATTAACTCATAATGCTGAACATTTACTTCAAAAACTTGGCTTGCCATATCATGTTGTTGCACTTTCAACTGGGGATGCAAGTTTTACTAGTGCCAAGACTTACGATCTCGAAGTATGGATGCCAGCACAAGATAAGTATCGTGAAATTTCAAGTTGTTCAAACTGTACTGACTTCCAAGCTCGTCGTAGCTTAATCCGCTACCGTGATGAAAACGGTAAACTTCACCTAGCACATACTTTGAATGGTTCAGGTTTGGCTGTTGGTAGAACTGTTGCTGCTATTTTAGAAAATTATCAAAACGAAGATGGAACTGTGAATGTTCCAGAAGCATTACAACCATATATGCATGGGATGAAGGTAATTACTAAAGAGCCAAAATTTGGTGAATAG
- a CDS encoding TVP38/TMEM64 family protein, whose translation MSTKTSRKLINILTIVTTIILILLSIYWYRLGIFTSQEKMKAYLANKQIIGPLIFTLIQIIQVVIPIIPGGVSLLGGVIFFGPIWGFIYNYVGICLGSIILFFLARHYGRPFILHLVSEKTYEKYMKWTANQKKFNWFFALCIIAPMAPDDILCMIAGLTEMKFSTYVWIILLGKPWTIAAYSLGLVYGAKWLVKLVGK comes from the coding sequence ATGTCTACTAAAACGAGTCGTAAACTAATCAATATTTTGACCATTGTCACTACAATTATCTTGATTTTGCTGAGCATTTATTGGTATAGGCTAGGTATTTTTACAAGTCAGGAAAAGATGAAGGCTTACTTAGCAAACAAGCAAATTATCGGTCCCCTAATTTTTACATTGATTCAGATAATTCAGGTTGTAATTCCGATCATTCCGGGTGGAGTTTCACTGCTAGGTGGCGTAATCTTTTTTGGACCAATTTGGGGCTTTATTTATAACTATGTTGGGATTTGTCTGGGATCAATTATTTTGTTCTTTTTGGCAAGACATTATGGAAGACCATTCATCTTGCATTTAGTTTCTGAAAAAACGTATGAAAAATATATGAAGTGGACGGCAAATCAGAAGAAATTCAATTGGTTCTTTGCCCTGTGTATTATTGCCCCGATGGCTCCTGACGATATTTTATGTATGATTGCCGGATTAACTGAGATGAAATTTTCAACCTATGTATGGATAATTTTGTTAGGTAAACCTTGGACAATTGCAGCTTATAGTTTAGGCTTAGTCTATGGTGCAAAATGGTTAGTAAAGTTAGTGGGCAAGTAA